From the genome of Palaemon carinicauda isolate YSFRI2023 chromosome 6, ASM3689809v2, whole genome shotgun sequence, one region includes:
- the LOC137642052 gene encoding uncharacterized protein translates to MERGSLPEYIQENGMSKWLKRNKGEPSMYEDLGLEGKQLVLVEYKKRKNTRALSKDERRGNFISKSENRNKYDKGVNVQVCMEDKCVNTDESWLSMNDTYSVCGFSLGDVKERMTNARVRDRRMISSMNESFTKVENVFDEMDELFTEMSVIIGPDENEVDMIVHDILDDMELDRNSVNVANDCDKEEVNERVYGGPVTRSRGPVPDCDWVMKKKIM, encoded by the coding sequence atggaaagaggtagcctacctgagtatatccaagagaatgggatgagtaaatggttgaaaaggaacaagggtgaacctagtatgtatgaggacttaggtctggaaggtaaacagttagtgttagtagaatataagaaaaggaagaatacaagagctttaagtaaagatgaaagaaggggaaattttataagtaaaagtgagaatagaaataagtatgacaagggtgtaaatgtgcaagtgtgtatggaagataaatgtgttaatacagatgaatcatggctgagtatgaatgatacctatagtgtgtgtggcttttccttaggtgatgtaaaagaaaggatgacgaatgcgagagtgagagataggagaatgattagtagtatgaatgaatcttttactaaagttgagaatgtttttgatgaaatggatgaactgtttacagaaatgagtgtaattatagggccagatgagaacgaggtagatatgattgtacatgatatattagatgatatggaattagataggaatagtgttaatgtagcgaatgattgtgataaggaagaagtgaatgagagagtatatggaggcccagttactcggagtagaggtcccgttcccgactgcgactgggttatgaaaaaaaaaataatgtaa